A window of Streptomyces sp. NBC_01689 genomic DNA:
GATACGGGCGGCGATGTCACGAGCGGCAGCTGGGCTCCGCCGGCATAGCCGCGGGCCTGGCGCCCGCACCCGGCGTCGACCCGCCTGCGGCCTCCTCGAGTGGGTCTTCCCAGTAGGCCAGAGGTGAGGCCCGATGGCGCCGCGGCCATCCGCGCATGCACGGAGAGCAGTGGACCTTCGCCCGGCTCCAGCAGTTCAAACGACTCCGCATCCGCTTCGAGATACGCGGCGACCTCCACCTCGCCCTGCTCCGACTCGCCTGCAGCATCATCCGCTTGAGACGCCCGCGGACCTCGTTCCGACCATGTATTCACCACGAAGCGGATCCTCACCCCCGGACTTCTCGGGGCGAGGGTCCGCCTTCTTGCGTTCTGGGCCGGAAACCGGTCGGGGCCAGAAGCATCGGGCCCCGGAGGCGCTCACCCGTGCGCCCTGGAACGGAAGCGTCTGCACGATCGCTCGGCCAGGGATGGAGGCTGTGGCACTGCTGGGTGAGGCGGATCGCGTTGGTGTACAGAACAGCGCAGGCCCGCCCTGTCTTCCACAGCTGCGGGCCGGTTCCGAAATCGACGCGTACGTTGCCGTTGACCATGCAGCGGCCACCGTGAGCCTGCCCCTGGACGTGCTGGTACCTGCTGCCGGCCGCGTCGTGACCGTCGAAGTCGATCCACCGGTTGCAGATGGGCCACCCACCGGTGGGTGACAGGCTGGACTTGATGGCTTCGGGTGCGTGATGGGGTTTGACTCAGGGGTGGTTCATGGGGTGGTCGGGGCGCATCGAGTCGTTCACACGATGTGCATGGGCCGGCCGGGCGGAGATCACTCTTGCTGGTGATTCTCCTCCTCATGACGATCACTTCCCGCATGGCCCGGCTCCACCTCGCCGCCGCGATCGCCCTGGCGGCCTCGGCGTCGCTGTTGGCGACACCGACTCCCGCACGGGCCGCTTCGAACGCGGTTCCCACGTACGAAGTGAAGATCAACCTCACGGCCACCGCGCTGGACTCTTCACACAGCCCGCTCGGCGCCGTGAAGTCGGCCTTCGGCATCAGCGGTTCCGCCAAGGCCCGTTCCTACGAGTACTTCGACACGAGCGCGCTGGGGCTGAACGCCCAGGGCTGGGACGTGCGGCTCCGTCACAAGAGCGGCTCGTCGTTCGAGGAGAGCTACAAGAAGCGCTTCCCTGTCACGGGTGGCGACATCAACGGCGCTCTGAGCACGGCCAACTCCGCCGGCTTCAGCGGCAGCGACACCAATTACGACGCAGAGGTCGACTGGGGCTACTCGAAGCAGACGCTGAGTTTCAGCAACGAGAAGTCGCATAGTGCTTCGGGCTACTCCGGCACGGCCATGCCGAGCGCGAGCACGGGCCTCGGCTGGGTCGTTGGCGACATCCCCGGCAAGTTGGAGGACTGGAACTCCGCGAACTGGGGCAAGACCGCACTCCAGGCGTCGCGGGTTCACGGCCCGGTCACCTCGCAGGTGTGGGGCGGCGCGTGGGAGGTCTCGGACGATGCGAGCATCGAGGTGCTGCCGGTCATCGGGGCGAGCGGGTCGGGCACCGAGTACATCGTCGAGTTGTCCTTCAAGACGGACAGCTACGCCGACGCGGCGAAGCTGCACACCGACGCCGTCAATGTCGCGGAGAGCCATGGCTGGCTTTACCACGGCGACATCCTCAAGACCCAGACGATCCTGGACCGTTACTGACTGCTGGTAGGGCGTGGTGGCTCCCCGTGGTGCGGCCCTGCCGGTTTCACCGGATCCGGAACGAGGCTGATCGCTTCCCCCGGGTGATCCTGACCGCGATCGATCACGACGCGCTCGGCGATGTTCTGGTCGGTTTCGGCGACTTCTCCGCGACGGTCAGCAGCTCGGCCAGGATCTTCAGCAGCTTCTGGCGTCCCGGGGAGAGCTCGGTGAACACCGGTACGGCATCCGTGGGGCCGATCAGGGCTTTCAGCAGGTTCTCGGTGCGGACCGCCTGCGGGCGGGGCACGACTCCGGTCTCCTTGATAGGGGGCAGGGGGCGGACGATGTCCAGAAGGACCCCGTCCGGGTCCTCGGCGGCGCCCATCAGGAGCAGCCGACTGCGGACGGTGTGGTGGTGAGGTCGCCGGCATGGTGGGCGGTGGCGGACTCGCGGGCCGGCCCGGCGCCGAAGGCCGCCAGCTCGGCGGCGGTGCGCCCCGCCGGCGGCAGGCCGGGCGCGGCAGGTTGATCCGCGGCCGCCCGCCGGACCCGGCGACAGGCTACGGTGGCGCACCCGCCGTCAAGGGAGGCAGTGCGTGATCGATGTCGTCTTCGGAGTTGACGTTGGCACCTCCAGCACCAAGGGCGTGGTGGTCGACACCGCCGGCCGCATCCTGGGTCAGGCCGTACGCTCTCACGTGGTCGACCGTCCCCGCCCGGGGCACGTCGAGATGGACGCGCAGGTGTGGTGGGAGGAGTTCGTCTCGCTCGCGGCGGAGTTGCTCGTCCGCGACGACGTCGCCGTCCGTGCCGTCGGAGTCAGCGGCATGGGCCCGTGCACCCTTCTGGTCGACGACGCGGGCGAGCCGGTCCGTCCGGCGGTCCTGTACGGGGTGGACACCCGCGCCGAGCAACAGATCGCCCGGCTGAACGGGGAGTTGGGGCCGGACACCGTCTTCCGCAGGTGCGGTTCCGCGCTGTCGTCCCAGGCCGTCGGGCCGAAACTCGCCTGGATCCGCGAGCGGGAGCCCGAGGTGTGGGCACGCGCCCGCCGCCTCTTCATGCCCGCCTCGTGGCTCGCCCACCGGCTGACCGGCGCCTACGTGCTGGACCTGCATTCCGCCAGCCAGTGCACGCCGCTGTTCGACATCCACGAGCAGCGCTGGATCCCCGAGTGGGCCGAGCGCATCGCACCCGGCATCGACCTCCCCCCGCTGCGCTGGCCGGGTGAGGAGGCCGGCCGGGTCGACACGCCCGTCGCGGGCGTCCCGGCCGGGACGCCGGTGATCGTGGGGACGATCGACGCGTGGAGCGAGGCCATCAGCGTCGGAGGCCACAACGTCGGCGACCTGATGCTGATGTACGGCACCACGATGTTCCTGGTGAACACCGTCGACCGGCTCGTGACCAGCCCTTCGATGTGGTCCACGGTCGGCGCCCTGCCCGGCACCCGTTGCCTGGCCGGCGGCATGGCCACCTCCGGGGCCGTCACCGACTGGCTCGGGCACCTCTTCGGCCAGGTCGACCCCGGGGTGCTGTTCGACGAGGCTGCCTCCTCGCCCCCGGGCGCGAACGGCCTGGTGATGCTGCCGTACTTCGCCGGGGAAAGGACACCCCTCATGGACCCCGACGCCCGGGGAGTGATCGCGGGCCTGACGCTCGGTCACACCCGGGCCGACCTGATGCGCGCGGCGCTGGAGGGCACCGCGTACGGTGTCCGGCACAACATCGAGACGATGCTCGCGGCCGGCGCCGACATCCGGCGGATCGTGGCGGTCGGCGGCGGCACCCGGGGCGGACTGTGGCCTCAGATCGTCAGCGATGTCACCGGTCTCGAACAGATCGTCGCCCGCACGACCGTCGGCGCCGGTTACGGTGCCGCCTTCCTCGCCGCCGGGCTGATCGGCCGACCGGACATCACCGCCTGGAATCCGACGGAATCAGTGGTCCGGCCCACCGCAGCCGCGGGTGTCTACGACCGCCGGTTCACCCAGTACCGAGCCCTGTACGAGAGCACCACCACGGTCACCCACGCCCTGGCCCACGACCAGAACACAGGCCCTGGGGAACATGCCGTGTGACAGCGGTGGGCGAGCGTGGGTGTCAGCAGAGTGGGGCCCGCGGTCGTACAACGCGAGATCCCGCCTCCAGAGTTCGGAGGCGGGATCGTGTGGAGCGCCGGGCAGGCCTTGCACCTGCATCTCCCCGCAGGAAGCGGGGCGTCTTTCCTTGGACCACCAACGCGAGGCTCACCGCTGAAAGTTCGAGCGGCGAACACCTGAATCACTGTAGCCCACTCCCCGCGCGCGCAAGCACAGGGGAGGCGGCGCAGGCCGCGAGGGCGACTCGCTGCCCGGTGCGGACGTCACGCCGGTGATGGAGCCGGCCAGGATCGGTCCTGCGGGTGCGCGGTGGCCGGGTGGGCCGCCGCGCGCCGGCGGTGCTCGGGGCGGTTCCGCACTCACTGTCCACCCGGGTCGACGTCCTGACCGGCAAGGGGCTGGACGAGGTGCTGAACGGGTGGTCGAGGTGGGGGTGCCGGACCTGCGCCGGCCGCCGCCGGGAGACGGAACCCCATCCCGCGCTGCCCGCCGGCCGTACGGGGTCTCGCTCTCAGGTCGCCTGCGGCAGCCAGGTGGCGCCTGCCTGCGCGGCGAGGATGAACGCGCGGACGTGGGCGGGCAGGACGGCGCCGTTGAGCCACGCCAGGGCGATCGGTGCGCTGGGCATGTCGCTGACCGGGACGGCCCTGATCCGCGGCGCCAGGCCCGCCTCGACCGAGCGGAAGGAGAAGTGGAGTGCCTGGGTGGTGCTCAGGGTGTGGGTCAGCGCCTCCTGTGTGGTGAGGGTGTGGACGCGGCGGATCGGCGTCCCGGCCGGGGTGCACGGGGGGACTATGAGGTCCCACACCGACTCCGGGAACCCTCGTGGGCGGTCGAACGCGTCATAGGCGGCGGCCTCCTCGACCGTGACGGTGTCGCGCGAGGCGAGCGGGTGGTCGGTGCCGACGAGCACGGCCCGGGCGTCGAAGCCGACCGGCGGGCCCACCGCGATGTCGTTCTCGTGGGGGCTGTACTTCACGAGCATGACGTCGACGCGGCGGGTGCGCAGCTGCGTGAACGACTCGCGGACGCTGGACGGGACCAGGACGAAGTCCTCGATGCGCGAGCCGGTCCGGGCGATGACGCCCTTGGCGAGGTCCGGTGTCACATGGATGCCGAAGCGGATCGCGGGGGCGTCGGTGGT
This region includes:
- a CDS encoding FGGY-family carbohydrate kinase, whose amino-acid sequence is MDVVFGVDVGTSSTKGVVVDTAGRILGQAVRSHVVDRPRPGHVEMDAQVWWEEFVSLAAELLVRDDVAVRAVGVSGMGPCTLLVDDAGEPVRPAVLYGVDTRAEQQIARLNGELGPDTVFRRCGSALSSQAVGPKLAWIREREPEVWARARRLFMPASWLAHRLTGAYVLDLHSASQCTPLFDIHEQRWIPEWAERIAPGIDLPPLRWPGEEAGRVDTPVAGVPAGTPVIVGTIDAWSEAISVGGHNVGDLMLMYGTTMFLVNTVDRLVTSPSMWSTVGALPGTRCLAGGMATSGAVTDWLGHLFGQVDPGVLFDEAASSPPGANGLVMLPYFAGERTPLMDPDARGVIAGLTLGHTRADLMRAALEGTAYGVRHNIETMLAAGADIRRIVAVGGGTRGGLWPQIVSDVTGLEQIVARTTVGAGYGAAFLAAGLIGRPDITAWNPTESVVRPTAAAGVYDRRFTQYRALYESTTTVTHALAHDQNTGPGEHAV
- a CDS encoding LysR family transcriptional regulator substrate-binding protein, which translates into the protein MVHLTDPEPTTRGLGTTDAPAIRFGIHVTPDLAKGVIARTGSRIEDFVLVPSSVRESFTQLRTRRVDVMLVKYSPHENDIAVGPPVGFDARAVLVGTDHPLASRDTVTVEEAAAYDAFDRPRGFPESVWDLIVPPCTPAGTPIRRVHTLTTQEALTHTLSTTQALHFSFRSVEAGLAPRIRAVPVSDMPSAPIALAWLNGAVLPAHVRAFILAAQAGATWLPQAT